The following coding sequences lie in one Vitis vinifera cultivar Pinot Noir 40024 chromosome 19, ASM3070453v1 genomic window:
- the LOC100246988 gene encoding solanesyl diphosphate synthase 1, chloroplastic isoform X1: MMSVACRSLDFGPTGFDLVACGCSSNAQFDRFSRRNSAKGVSKSSSRGYAAKKMVYCQRRIGRCRVFSTRAPETLLNGVGQGPPPALDVKKESSSSISLASFFEVVADDLQILNQNLQSIVGAENPVLMSAAEQIFGAGGKRMRPALVFLVSRATAEIAGLKDLTIKHRRLAEIIEMIHTASLIHDDVLDESDMRRGKETVHQLYGTRVAVLAGDFMFAQSSWYLANLENLEVIKLISQVIKDFASGEIKQASSLFDCELELEEYLLKSFYKTASLIAASTKGAAIFSGVDSNIAEQMYEYGRNLGLSFQIVDDILDFTQSAEQLGKPAGSDLAKGNLTAPVIFALEKEPKLREIVESEFCEAGSLNEAIKLVKSCGGIEKAQDLAKQKADLAIQNLQCLPQSAFRLALEKMVKYNLERID; the protein is encoded by the exons ATGATGTCAGTGGCATGCCGGAGCCTTGATTTTGGTCCAACTGGGTTTGATTTGGTTGCTTGTGGGTGTTCTTCCAATGCTCAATTTGATAGGTTCTCACGGAGGAACTCTGCAAAGGGGGTGTCTAAGAGTAGTAGCAGAGGTTATGCTGCTAAAAAAATGGTGTATTGTCAGCGTCGCATTGGTCGTTGCAGGGTGTTTTCTACTAGGGCCCCTGAGACTTTGCTCAATG GTGTTGGTCAAGGTCCTCCACCAGCTTTGGATGTGAAGAAAGAGTCAAGCAGCTCAATATCCCTGGCAAGTTTTTTTGAAGTGGTTGCTGATGACCTCCAAATATTAAACCAAAATCTCCAGTCA ATTGTTGGCGCAGAAAACCCAGTTTTAATGTCTGCAGCTGAGCAGATCTTTGGTGCTGGTGGGAAGAGGATGAGACCAGCTTTGGTATTCTTAGTATCTAGAGCCACTGCAGAAATAGCGGGGTTGAA GGATCTGACCATAAAACATCGACGTTTAGCGGAGATCATTGAGATGATCCATACTGCAAGCTTGATACATGATGATGTTTTAGATGAGAGTGATATGCGAAGAG GAAAGGAAACAGTTCATCAACTCTATGGCACACGAGTGGCAGTATTGGCTGGGGACTTCATGTTTGCACAGTCATCATGGTATCTTGCGAATCTGGAAAACCTTGAAGTCATAAAGCTCATCAGTCAG GTTATTAAAGATTTTGCAAGTGGTGAAATAAAGCAGGCATCTAGTTTGTTTGACTGTGAACTTGAACTTGAGGAGTACTTGCTCAAGAGCTTCTATAAGACAGCATCCTTAATTGCCGCGAGTACCAAAGGAGCTGCAATTTTTAGTGGGGTTGACAGCAACATTGCCGAGCAAATGTATGAATATGGTAGGAATCTTGGTCTATCCTTCCAAATTGTTGATGACATATTGGATTTCACACAATCTGCAGAGCAGCTGGGAAAACCGGCTGGCAGTGACCTGGCAAAAGGTAACTTGACTGCCCCAGTAATTTTTGCTCTAGAGAAGGAGCCAAAACTGAGAGAAATAGTTGAATCTGAATTCTGTGAGGCCGGTTCCCTCAATGAAGCCATCAAATTGGTGAAGAGTTGTGGTGGCATTGAGAAAGCACAAGACTTGGCAAAACAGAAAGCTGATCTTGCCATCCAGAATCTACAATGCCTTCCTCAGAGTGCCTTTCGGTTAGCACTcgagaaaatggtaaaatacaATCTTGAGCGGATTGATTAG
- the LOC100246988 gene encoding solanesyl diphosphate synthase 1, chloroplastic isoform X2, giving the protein MVYCQRRIGRCRVFSTRAPETLLNGVGQGPPPALDVKKESSSSISLASFFEVVADDLQILNQNLQSIVGAENPVLMSAAEQIFGAGGKRMRPALVFLVSRATAEIAGLKDLTIKHRRLAEIIEMIHTASLIHDDVLDESDMRRGKETVHQLYGTRVAVLAGDFMFAQSSWYLANLENLEVIKLISQVIKDFASGEIKQASSLFDCELELEEYLLKSFYKTASLIAASTKGAAIFSGVDSNIAEQMYEYGRNLGLSFQIVDDILDFTQSAEQLGKPAGSDLAKGNLTAPVIFALEKEPKLREIVESEFCEAGSLNEAIKLVKSCGGIEKAQDLAKQKADLAIQNLQCLPQSAFRLALEKMVKYNLERID; this is encoded by the exons ATGGTGTATTGTCAGCGTCGCATTGGTCGTTGCAGGGTGTTTTCTACTAGGGCCCCTGAGACTTTGCTCAATG GTGTTGGTCAAGGTCCTCCACCAGCTTTGGATGTGAAGAAAGAGTCAAGCAGCTCAATATCCCTGGCAAGTTTTTTTGAAGTGGTTGCTGATGACCTCCAAATATTAAACCAAAATCTCCAGTCA ATTGTTGGCGCAGAAAACCCAGTTTTAATGTCTGCAGCTGAGCAGATCTTTGGTGCTGGTGGGAAGAGGATGAGACCAGCTTTGGTATTCTTAGTATCTAGAGCCACTGCAGAAATAGCGGGGTTGAA GGATCTGACCATAAAACATCGACGTTTAGCGGAGATCATTGAGATGATCCATACTGCAAGCTTGATACATGATGATGTTTTAGATGAGAGTGATATGCGAAGAG GAAAGGAAACAGTTCATCAACTCTATGGCACACGAGTGGCAGTATTGGCTGGGGACTTCATGTTTGCACAGTCATCATGGTATCTTGCGAATCTGGAAAACCTTGAAGTCATAAAGCTCATCAGTCAG GTTATTAAAGATTTTGCAAGTGGTGAAATAAAGCAGGCATCTAGTTTGTTTGACTGTGAACTTGAACTTGAGGAGTACTTGCTCAAGAGCTTCTATAAGACAGCATCCTTAATTGCCGCGAGTACCAAAGGAGCTGCAATTTTTAGTGGGGTTGACAGCAACATTGCCGAGCAAATGTATGAATATGGTAGGAATCTTGGTCTATCCTTCCAAATTGTTGATGACATATTGGATTTCACACAATCTGCAGAGCAGCTGGGAAAACCGGCTGGCAGTGACCTGGCAAAAGGTAACTTGACTGCCCCAGTAATTTTTGCTCTAGAGAAGGAGCCAAAACTGAGAGAAATAGTTGAATCTGAATTCTGTGAGGCCGGTTCCCTCAATGAAGCCATCAAATTGGTGAAGAGTTGTGGTGGCATTGAGAAAGCACAAGACTTGGCAAAACAGAAAGCTGATCTTGCCATCCAGAATCTACAATGCCTTCCTCAGAGTGCCTTTCGGTTAGCACTcgagaaaatggtaaaatacaATCTTGAGCGGATTGATTAG